The genomic stretch CAGCCCCGCACGAGGGGAAGAGCGGGGCGGATACAGCCTCCCCGCACGCCACCCGCCGAAAGGAGACGAACGGGACGATCCAGGCCCCCGCCCGGGTCCGGATCACCACCGCTCTCCCGGCGGGATTCACCGCCGCATGCCCCTCGATTGTCAATCCAGTTCCACCTTCATGTCGCTCCCGCACGACCGGCGCCGGCCGGCCGGAGAAGATCAGGCTCTTCACATCCCCGGCCTCGATCCGGTAGCGTTCCCCCTCCACATCGACGACGAGCCCGCCTGCGGGTATGAAACCGGATGCGAGTCTCTCGATACGGGCCGGAGGTTGGATCGGAACGCAAGAATCATGAACATCCTCATACAGTATTTCATACGGGGCAAACAGCATAGCGGCCACCCGGGGCTCCCGGAGGTTTCGATCGACGTAAGGTAAAATGGGCAGGGAAAGAATGAAAGTGAAAGACTGCATAAAGATGATCGAAGCGGACGGGTGGTACCTGGTGGCGACCCGGGGCAGCCACCGGCAGTATAAGCATCCGTCAAAACCAGGCCGGATCACCATCGCCGGGCATCCGGCGGACGATCTTGCTCCGGGAACGCTGAACAGCGTTCTCAAACAGGCAGGGCTGAAAGGGAGGAATGAATAATGTATCGATTTCTTGTCATCGTCG from Methanoculleus chikugoensis encodes the following:
- a CDS encoding type II toxin-antitoxin system HicA family toxin, giving the protein MKVKDCIKMIEADGWYLVATRGSHRQYKHPSKPGRITIAGHPADDLAPGTLNSVLKQAGLKGRNE